A stretch of Borrelia turcica IST7 DNA encodes these proteins:
- the rpoC gene encoding DNA-directed RNA polymerase subunit beta', translating to MKEIKDFEKIKIKIASPDQIRNWSYGEVKKSETINYRTLRPEKDGLFCERIFGTTKEWECYCGKFKSVRYKGIICDRCNVEVTHFKVRRERMGHIELSAPIAHIWYYKYIPSRIGLLLDITASNLNSILYYEKYIVIEPGDTDLKKMQLLNEDEYSEARERYGMSFNASMGAEAIKTLLENLDLDELSSKLRVQMIDKDDKTDKKLLRRLEIIENFKISGNKPEWMIMDVLPVIPPEIRPMVQLDGGRFATSDLNDLYRRVINRNNRLRKLLLLNAPEIIVRNEKRMLQESVDSLFDNSHKRKVVKGSSNRPLKSLSDALKGKQGRFRQNLLGKRVDYSGRSVIVVGPELKLHQCGIPSKMALELFKPFVIRRLIESESVFNIKRAKSLIEQEVDEVWQILDEVIKEHPVLLNRAPTLHRLGIQAFEPVLVEGKAIKLHPLVCHAYNADFDGDQMAVHVPLTPAAQSESWALMLSTNNLLNPANGHPIVFPSQDIVLGLYYLTMQKKNVVGEGRKFLNFSQVLLAVNNKSLDYNAQIYVKVNGEYIETTSGRVVFNEALPDKVGFVNKTLSDYELQVLISEVYVVHGSSIVIEMLDIIKELGFKYATKFGCTISMSDIIVPKEKKVYVEKANREIAKIQNDYTKGVITGEERYNNVISVWSKTNEELTTKMMEILKSDRNGFNVIYMMADSGARGSRNQIRQLAGMRGLMAKTSGDIIELPIISNFKEGLSVIEFFISTNGARKGLADTALKTADAGYLTRRLVDIAQDVVVRIEDCGTINGIKVEALKNGEEVVESLREKAVGSYSIERIKHPITGEIILDVNEEITESRIKLLETIGIDKLVIRSVLTCEAEHGVCQKCYGRDFSKNKPVNIGEAVGIIAAQSIGQPGTQLTMRTFHIGGVAQAGSEDDKISLKNTFILNGIEGFNVEVDGGLLFTRKGTLRVINVIYEEDIKLIEEIKVLDSQKVIKGMPLFVNKEGMEVLSSYIGFIKIMDDKFMIVSEEQEVPLKAGTRLEINVGDYVEAGSVIGTFDPFAEPIIAEVKGKIKFKDIILGTTLKEEINLETGNIEKRITDQVFESLDPRILIINDRGVEISSYVLPGDAYLQVEDGQDINIGDVIAKLSKGSEKTQDITGGLPRVNDLFETRIPKNLTEMAKVSGVVQFKAIQKGKRLINVLDEYGVEHKHYIPAGKHLLVRDGDIVRAGDMLCDGRINPHDVLEILGGISLQEFLLAEIQDVYRKQGVSINDKHIGVIIKQMMKKVKIISVGDTNFVYNQKVDKHTFYEQNKRVIEQGGEPAIASPILIGITKASLNIDSFISAASFQETTKVLTDASIAGRVDDLKGLKENVVIGHLIPTGTGMNLYKRIKIRENTNNEV from the coding sequence ATGAAAGAGATAAAAGATTTTGAAAAAATAAAAATAAAAATAGCGTCTCCTGATCAAATTAGAAATTGGTCTTATGGTGAAGTTAAGAAGTCTGAAACTATTAACTATAGAACTTTAAGACCTGAAAAAGATGGGCTTTTTTGTGAGAGGATTTTTGGAACAACAAAAGAATGGGAATGTTATTGTGGTAAATTTAAATCAGTAAGGTATAAGGGCATTATTTGTGATCGTTGTAATGTTGAGGTAACGCATTTTAAAGTTAGGCGTGAAAGAATGGGGCATATTGAACTTTCGGCTCCTATTGCTCATATTTGGTACTATAAGTATATCCCTTCTAGAATTGGTCTTTTGCTTGATATTACGGCTTCTAATTTAAATTCTATTCTTTATTATGAAAAATATATCGTAATTGAACCAGGAGATACTGACCTTAAGAAGATGCAGCTTTTAAATGAAGATGAGTATTCTGAAGCAAGAGAAAGATATGGGATGTCTTTTAATGCTTCAATGGGAGCTGAGGCAATTAAAACTTTACTTGAAAATCTTGATCTTGATGAACTTTCATCTAAGCTTAGGGTTCAAATGATTGATAAAGATGACAAGACAGATAAAAAGCTTTTAAGACGACTTGAAATTATTGAGAACTTTAAAATTTCTGGAAATAAACCGGAATGGATGATTATGGATGTTCTTCCTGTGATTCCGCCGGAAATTAGGCCTATGGTTCAGCTTGATGGAGGTAGATTTGCTACTTCTGATTTAAATGATCTTTATAGGAGAGTTATAAATAGAAATAATCGTTTAAGAAAACTTTTACTTTTGAATGCACCTGAGATTATTGTTAGAAATGAAAAAAGAATGCTGCAAGAATCGGTTGATTCTCTTTTTGATAATTCTCATAAGAGAAAAGTTGTTAAAGGTTCATCGAATAGACCGCTTAAGTCTTTGTCTGATGCATTAAAGGGTAAGCAGGGTAGGTTTAGGCAAAATCTTCTTGGGAAGAGGGTTGATTATTCTGGTCGTTCTGTAATTGTTGTTGGCCCTGAACTTAAGCTTCACCAGTGTGGTATTCCTTCAAAGATGGCGCTTGAGCTTTTTAAACCGTTTGTAATTAGAAGGTTAATTGAGAGTGAATCTGTATTTAATATAAAGAGGGCAAAAAGTTTAATTGAGCAAGAAGTGGATGAAGTATGGCAGATTTTAGATGAAGTTATTAAGGAACATCCTGTGCTTTTGAATAGAGCTCCAACGCTCCATAGATTAGGAATTCAAGCTTTTGAACCGGTTTTAGTTGAAGGGAAGGCAATAAAGTTGCATCCTCTTGTTTGTCATGCTTATAATGCTGATTTTGATGGCGATCAGATGGCTGTTCATGTTCCTTTGACTCCTGCGGCACAATCTGAGAGTTGGGCCTTGATGCTATCTACTAATAATTTGTTAAATCCTGCAAATGGGCATCCTATTGTATTTCCATCTCAGGATATTGTTTTGGGTCTTTATTATTTAACCATGCAGAAAAAGAATGTAGTTGGAGAGGGGCGTAAGTTCTTAAACTTTAGTCAAGTTCTTCTTGCGGTTAATAATAAGAGTTTAGATTATAATGCACAGATTTATGTAAAGGTTAATGGTGAATATATCGAGACTACGTCGGGTCGTGTTGTGTTTAATGAAGCTTTGCCAGATAAGGTTGGATTTGTAAATAAAACACTTAGCGATTATGAGTTACAAGTTTTAATTTCTGAGGTTTATGTTGTTCATGGTTCTTCTATTGTAATTGAGATGTTAGATATCATTAAAGAACTTGGGTTTAAATATGCTACTAAATTTGGATGTACAATAAGTATGAGCGATATTATTGTACCTAAAGAGAAGAAAGTGTATGTGGAGAAAGCTAATAGAGAAATTGCTAAGATACAGAATGATTATACTAAGGGTGTTATTACTGGAGAAGAAAGATATAATAATGTTATTTCTGTTTGGTCAAAAACAAATGAAGAGCTTACTACTAAGATGATGGAGATACTTAAGAGTGATAGGAATGGATTTAATGTTATTTATATGATGGCTGATTCTGGTGCTCGTGGAAGTAGAAATCAGATAAGACAACTTGCAGGAATGAGAGGCTTGATGGCTAAGACCTCTGGTGATATTATTGAGCTTCCAATTATTTCTAATTTTAAGGAAGGATTGTCTGTAATAGAGTTCTTTATATCTACAAATGGTGCAAGAAAGGGACTTGCGGATACTGCTTTAAAGACTGCAGATGCTGGATATTTAACTAGAAGATTGGTAGATATTGCTCAAGATGTTGTTGTTAGAATAGAGGATTGTGGAACTATTAATGGTATAAAAGTTGAGGCCTTAAAAAATGGAGAAGAGGTAGTTGAGTCTTTAAGAGAAAAAGCTGTAGGAAGTTATTCAATTGAGAGAATAAAACACCCTATTACGGGTGAGATTATTTTAGATGTAAATGAAGAGATTACGGAGTCTAGGATAAAATTATTGGAAACTATTGGTATTGATAAGCTTGTAATTAGGTCTGTTTTAACTTGTGAGGCTGAACATGGAGTTTGTCAGAAGTGTTATGGACGAGATTTTTCAAAGAATAAGCCTGTTAATATTGGAGAGGCTGTTGGGATAATTGCTGCTCAGTCAATAGGTCAACCAGGGACACAGCTTACTATGAGAACTTTTCACATTGGGGGAGTTGCACAGGCGGGTAGTGAGGATGATAAAATTTCACTTAAAAACACTTTCATTCTTAATGGAATAGAAGGTTTTAATGTTGAGGTTGATGGTGGGTTGCTTTTTACAAGAAAAGGAACTTTAAGAGTAATTAATGTTATTTATGAGGAAGATATTAAGCTTATTGAAGAAATTAAGGTCTTAGATTCTCAGAAGGTGATTAAGGGTATGCCTTTGTTTGTAAATAAAGAAGGCATGGAAGTGTTATCATCTTATATTGGTTTTATTAAGATTATGGATGATAAATTTATGATTGTTTCTGAAGAGCAAGAGGTGCCTTTAAAGGCTGGTACAAGACTTGAAATTAATGTTGGTGATTATGTTGAAGCCGGAAGTGTTATTGGAACATTTGATCCATTTGCAGAACCTATTATTGCTGAAGTTAAAGGGAAAATTAAATTTAAGGATATTATTTTAGGCACAACTCTTAAAGAGGAAATAAATCTTGAAACAGGGAATATTGAAAAGAGAATTACAGATCAAGTTTTTGAGTCTCTTGATCCTAGAATTTTAATTATTAATGACAGAGGTGTTGAAATATCATCTTATGTACTTCCGGGAGATGCTTATCTGCAGGTTGAGGATGGACAAGATATTAATATTGGAGATGTTATTGCTAAGCTTTCTAAGGGTTCTGAGAAAACTCAAGATATAACGGGAGGTCTTCCTAGGGTTAATGATTTATTTGAGACACGAATACCAAAGAACTTGACGGAGATGGCTAAGGTAAGTGGAGTTGTTCAGTTTAAGGCAATTCAGAAGGGGAAGAGACTTATTAATGTGTTGGATGAGTATGGGGTTGAACATAAGCATTATATTCCTGCTGGAAAACATCTTTTGGTTAGAGATGGAGACATTGTAAGGGCTGGAGATATGCTTTGCGATGGAAGAATTAATCCTCATGATGTTCTTGAAATTCTTGGTGGAATTAGTTTACAGGAGTTTTTGTTAGCAGAGATTCAAGATGTTTATCGGAAGCAAGGTGTAAGTATTAATGATAAACATATTGGGGTCATTATTAAACAAATGATGAAGAAAGTTAAGATTATATCTGTAGGTGATACCAATTTTGTTTATAATCAAAAAGTAGATAAACATACTTTTTATGAGCAAAACAAGAGAGTGATTGAGCAGGGTGGTGAACCTGCCATTGCTAGTCCAATTCTTATTGGAATAACGAAAGCTTCTCTTAATATAGATTCATTCATATCAGCTGCTTCTTTCCAGGAGACTACTAAGGTTTTAACAGATGCTTCAATTGCAGGTAGAGTTGATGATCTTAAGGGTTTGAAAGAGAATGTTGTTATTGGTCATTTGATTCCTACTGGAACGGGTATGAATTTGTACAAGAGAATTAAAATAAGAGAAAATACAAACAATGAGGTTTAA
- the rpoB gene encoding DNA-directed RNA polymerase subunit beta, with protein MIKRVHLGQGKAEEILDLPNLIEIQLNSYEKFLQLERLKNKEPLLNEGLESVFRNVFPIKSSNGEVALEYEKYYIEDDSLSFTEKECKRKGQSYEAILKIRLNLQFLTTGEIRQKDVYMGTIPLMTNRGTFIVNGAERVIVSQIHRSPGVVFYKEKDLYFARIIPYRGSWLEFEIDSKKDYLYVKIDRKKRILVTLFLRALGLDTREKIIDTFYNIRKIEVNEDTKREIAGQYLAVNINIKENMTYRAGDKITLQDIEDFLQNGIKEIRLIDFDGYDSVPGKYFISSDIILNCFEKEDAYFSLKDGFKELSRESVMLAVYNVLLPGEPISIDSAENDLRTVFFSEKRYDLGHVGRYKLSKKFGLDDLTTSVLTMTDIVNTISHLLRIYDGHDTLDDIDHLGNRRVRSVGELLTNIYKGAMARVEKIAKDRMSNKEVFNLKPQELISVKPIVSAVKEFFATSQLSQFMDQVNPLAELTHKRRLNALGPGGLSRDRAGFEVRDVHYTHYGRMCPIETPEGPNIGLIVSLATYSRVNDYGFLETPYRKVVDGKVTREIEYLSAIDEEKKSIAQANADVDVDGNYIEDLISVRVSGDYTTMVPRSIDYMDVSPRQLISVSSALIPFLEHNDANRALMGSNMQRQAVPLLFPQPPIVGTGMERVVAKYSGVVIKAKRAGTVILSTNKKIVVKPSEASDSSDLDEYYLSKYERTNQDTSFNQSVLVKEGQEVSEGEIIADGPATRYGELALGNNLLVGFIPWNGFNYEDAILISERIVKEDLYTSIHIKEFGIEVRETKLGPEKVTADIPNVSSKILSKLDENGIIVIGTYVKPGDILVGKVTPKSEGDITPEFKLLTSIFGEKAKDVKNNSLKVPHGTEGTVIDVQRITKDDVGNLPPGVDEILKVYIAKKRKLKEGDKMAGRHGNKGVVAKILPVEDMPYLSDGTPLDICLNPLGVPSRMNIGQLMESQLGLAGKYLGEYYDIPVFESATNEQIQENLRKAGFNETSKEILYDGYTGEQFENEVMVGVIYMLKLHHLVDDKMHARSTGPYSLVSQQPLGGKAQFGGQRLGEMEVWALEAYGAAHTLQELLTVKSDDMSGRVKIYENIVKGIPTNVSGIPESFNVLMQELRGLGFDLSIYDDKGDQVPLTEKEEELINKT; from the coding sequence ATGATAAAAAGGGTTCATCTAGGGCAAGGCAAGGCAGAAGAAATTTTAGACTTACCTAACCTAATTGAAATACAATTGAATTCTTATGAGAAATTTTTGCAGCTTGAGAGATTAAAAAATAAAGAACCTTTGCTTAATGAGGGACTTGAATCTGTTTTTAGAAATGTTTTTCCTATAAAAAGTAGCAATGGTGAAGTTGCTCTTGAGTATGAAAAATACTACATTGAGGATGATTCTCTTAGTTTTACAGAGAAAGAATGCAAGAGGAAGGGACAAAGTTATGAGGCTATTTTAAAGATAAGGTTAAATTTACAGTTTTTAACAACAGGGGAAATAAGACAGAAGGATGTCTATATGGGTACTATTCCTTTAATGACTAATAGGGGAACTTTTATTGTGAATGGTGCTGAGAGGGTGATTGTATCTCAGATTCATAGGTCTCCTGGAGTTGTTTTTTATAAGGAAAAGGACTTGTATTTTGCTCGCATTATACCTTATCGTGGTTCTTGGTTAGAATTTGAGATTGACTCAAAAAAAGATTACCTTTATGTTAAGATAGACAGAAAGAAGAGAATACTTGTTACTCTTTTCTTAAGAGCATTGGGACTTGATACTAGAGAGAAGATAATAGATACTTTTTATAACATTAGAAAAATTGAGGTAAATGAAGATACCAAAAGAGAAATTGCAGGTCAGTATTTAGCCGTAAATATTAATATAAAAGAAAATATGACTTATCGTGCGGGTGATAAGATAACTTTACAGGATATTGAGGATTTTTTACAAAATGGAATAAAAGAAATAAGGCTTATTGATTTTGATGGTTATGATAGTGTTCCTGGAAAATATTTTATTAGTTCTGATATTATTTTAAATTGTTTTGAAAAAGAAGATGCTTATTTTTCCTTAAAAGATGGATTTAAGGAGCTTTCAAGAGAATCAGTGATGCTTGCTGTTTATAATGTGCTTTTGCCGGGAGAACCAATTTCTATTGATAGTGCTGAAAATGATTTACGAACAGTGTTTTTCTCAGAGAAGAGGTATGATCTTGGACATGTGGGGCGATATAAGCTTTCTAAAAAATTTGGACTTGATGATTTGACAACTTCAGTTCTTACTATGACAGATATTGTAAATACTATATCTCATCTTTTAAGGATATATGATGGGCATGATACTCTTGATGATATTGATCATCTTGGGAATAGAAGAGTTCGTTCTGTTGGCGAGTTACTTACGAATATATATAAGGGAGCGATGGCAAGGGTAGAAAAAATTGCAAAGGATAGAATGTCTAATAAGGAGGTATTTAATCTTAAGCCTCAGGAATTGATAAGTGTTAAACCTATTGTTTCTGCTGTTAAGGAATTTTTTGCAACTAGTCAACTTTCACAATTTATGGATCAGGTTAATCCTTTGGCTGAATTAACACATAAAAGGCGGCTTAATGCTTTGGGTCCTGGAGGACTTTCAAGGGATCGTGCAGGATTTGAGGTAAGAGATGTTCATTATACCCATTATGGTAGGATGTGTCCTATTGAGACTCCTGAGGGCCCTAATATTGGCCTTATTGTTTCTTTAGCTACTTATTCCAGAGTAAATGATTATGGATTCTTGGAAACTCCTTATAGAAAAGTAGTTGACGGTAAGGTTACTCGTGAAATAGAGTATTTATCTGCAATTGATGAGGAAAAGAAAAGTATTGCACAGGCGAATGCTGATGTTGATGTTGATGGTAATTATATTGAAGATTTAATTTCTGTTAGGGTTTCTGGCGATTATACTACTATGGTGCCTAGAAGTATAGATTATATGGATGTTTCTCCTAGGCAGTTGATTTCTGTTTCTTCCGCGTTAATACCTTTCCTTGAGCATAATGATGCGAATCGTGCTCTTATGGGTTCAAATATGCAACGCCAAGCAGTTCCTTTATTGTTTCCACAGCCACCTATTGTTGGTACTGGTATGGAGAGGGTAGTTGCTAAGTATTCTGGTGTTGTTATTAAGGCAAAAAGAGCAGGTACAGTTATATTGTCAACAAACAAAAAAATAGTTGTAAAACCTAGTGAGGCTAGTGATTCTTCTGATTTAGATGAATATTATCTTTCTAAATATGAGAGAACGAATCAGGATACTTCTTTTAATCAGTCAGTTTTAGTTAAGGAAGGACAGGAAGTTAGTGAGGGCGAGATAATTGCAGATGGACCTGCTACTAGATACGGTGAACTTGCTCTTGGAAATAATTTGTTGGTTGGCTTTATTCCTTGGAATGGATTTAATTATGAGGATGCTATATTAATATCTGAGAGAATTGTAAAAGAAGATCTTTATACTTCAATTCACATTAAAGAGTTTGGTATTGAGGTAAGAGAAACTAAACTTGGTCCTGAAAAGGTTACGGCAGATATTCCTAATGTAAGCTCAAAGATATTAAGTAAATTAGATGAGAATGGAATTATAGTAATAGGAACTTATGTAAAACCGGGTGATATTTTGGTTGGTAAAGTTACGCCAAAGTCAGAAGGAGATATTACTCCTGAATTTAAACTTTTAACATCGATTTTTGGAGAGAAAGCAAAAGATGTTAAGAATAATTCACTAAAAGTTCCACATGGTACTGAGGGTACTGTAATTGATGTGCAAAGAATCACGAAGGATGATGTTGGAAATCTTCCTCCGGGTGTTGATGAAATATTGAAGGTTTATATTGCTAAGAAAAGAAAACTTAAGGAAGGTGATAAAATGGCCGGAAGGCATGGAAATAAGGGAGTAGTTGCAAAAATTCTTCCTGTTGAAGATATGCCATATCTTTCCGATGGAACACCTCTTGATATATGTTTAAACCCTTTGGGGGTACCTTCTCGTATGAATATTGGTCAATTAATGGAATCTCAACTTGGCCTTGCTGGTAAATATCTTGGTGAGTATTATGATATTCCTGTTTTTGAATCTGCTACAAATGAACAAATACAGGAAAATCTAAGGAAAGCTGGGTTTAATGAAACCTCAAAAGAGATTTTATATGATGGGTATACAGGAGAACAATTTGAAAATGAGGTTATGGTTGGGGTTATATATATGCTTAAACTTCACCACCTTGTTGATGATAAGATGCATGCAAGGTCTACAGGTCCTTATTCACTTGTATCACAGCAACCTCTTGGAGGAAAGGCACAATTTGGTGGTCAGAGACTTGGGGAGATGGAAGTTTGGGCGCTTGAAGCTTATGGGGCTGCGCATACTCTTCAAGAGCTATTGACAGTAAAATCGGATGACATGTCAGGACGAGTTAAGATTTATGAGAATATTGTTAAGGGTATTCCTACTAATGTATCTGGCATTCCTGAATCTTTTAATGTTTTGATGCAGGAGTTAAGAGGTCTTGGGTTTGATTTGTCAATTTATGATGATAAAGGAGATCAAGTTCCTTTAACGGAGAAGGAAGAGGAATTGATTAATAAAACTTAG
- the rplL gene encoding 50S ribosomal protein L7/L12, translating into MSLSKEDILAWLEGAKTAEVVDLITAIEEKFGVTAAAVAVAAGPGNSGSGAEEQTEFDVMLVSFGDSKINVIKEVRAITGLGLGEAKALVEAAPKAVKEGVSKADAEEIKKKLESVGAKVEVK; encoded by the coding sequence ATGTCACTAAGTAAAGAAGATATTTTAGCATGGCTTGAGGGAGCCAAAACAGCTGAGGTTGTTGACCTTATAACAGCTATTGAGGAAAAATTTGGAGTTACTGCTGCGGCTGTTGCTGTTGCTGCTGGGCCTGGCAATTCGGGTAGTGGTGCTGAGGAACAAACAGAGTTTGATGTAATGCTTGTATCTTTTGGGGATAGTAAGATTAATGTTATTAAGGAAGTAAGAGCTATTACTGGACTTGGACTTGGAGAGGCTAAGGCTTTAGTTGAGGCTGCGCCTAAGGCAGTTAAGGAAGGTGTTTCAAAGGCAGATGCTGAGGAGATAAAGAAGAAATTAGAATCAGTTGGTGCAAAAGTTGAAGTTAAATAA
- the rplJ gene encoding 50S ribosomal protein L10 has protein sequence MNAKINPKKVEMFNLFKGFLDGKDNIFFLDYRGLTVAELTKLRNRVESEKGALRVVKNNIMKRVLKDREIKGLDSYLLGPTAVVTAVDEANIIVKIFYEFVKETTLKVKGGFVLGEVYDEARLNEYGKLPTKKEAISLFASVLKAPISKLARTLKALSDIKV, from the coding sequence ATGAATGCAAAGATAAATCCTAAAAAGGTAGAAATGTTTAATTTATTTAAGGGTTTTCTAGATGGTAAGGATAATATTTTTTTCCTAGATTACAGGGGATTAACAGTAGCAGAACTTACTAAGCTTAGGAATAGGGTAGAGAGCGAAAAGGGTGCTTTAAGGGTTGTTAAAAATAATATAATGAAGCGAGTTTTGAAAGACAGAGAAATAAAGGGTCTTGATTCTTATCTTTTAGGACCAACAGCTGTTGTGACTGCTGTTGATGAGGCTAATATAATTGTAAAGATTTTTTATGAATTTGTTAAAGAGACTACTTTGAAAGTTAAGGGAGGTTTTGTTTTAGGTGAAGTTTATGATGAGGCTAGGCTTAATGAGTATGGGAAGCTTCCTACTAAGAAAGAGGCTATTTCTTTGTTTGCAAGTGTACTTAAAGCTCCAATTTCAAAACTCGCAAGAACATTAAAGGCTTTGTCTGATATTAAAGTTTAA
- the rplA gene encoding 50S ribosomal protein L1 has product MAKVGKKYIQALSRVDKLKAYSIDDAISLLKEIKFVKFDETIDVSINLNLKKSHTVRDTVVLPNQFMKEKRILVFAKGDRAEEAREAGATYVGDDDFINKIKGGFDEFDVVVATPDMMKDVGKLGPILGKRGLMPNPKTQTVTNDVRGAISSLKKGRTEYRANKNGVINFSIGKSSMDNKKVRENYDEFIRELLKKRPSDLKGTFVDSVYISSTMGPSMKIDFV; this is encoded by the coding sequence ATGGCTAAAGTTGGAAAAAAATATATACAAGCTTTGTCTAGGGTAGATAAGCTTAAAGCTTACAGTATAGATGATGCTATATCTTTGTTGAAGGAAATTAAATTTGTTAAGTTCGATGAAACTATAGATGTTTCTATTAATCTTAACTTAAAGAAGAGTCATACGGTTAGAGACACAGTCGTTTTGCCAAATCAGTTTATGAAAGAGAAAAGAATACTTGTATTTGCAAAAGGAGATAGAGCGGAAGAGGCTAGAGAAGCTGGTGCTACTTATGTTGGCGATGACGATTTTATTAATAAGATTAAGGGTGGATTTGATGAGTTTGATGTTGTTGTGGCAACACCTGATATGATGAAGGATGTAGGAAAACTTGGTCCTATTTTAGGTAAAAGGGGATTGATGCCAAACCCTAAGACGCAAACTGTTACAAATGATGTAAGGGGTGCTATTAGTAGTCTTAAGAAAGGTCGTACAGAATATAGGGCAAATAAGAATGGTGTAATAAATTTCTCTATTGGTAAATCTTCTATGGATAATAAGAAAGTAAGGGAAAATTATGATGAGTTTATTAGGGAATTACTTAAGAAACGACCTAGTGATTTAAAGGGTACTTTTGTGGATAGTGTTTATATTTCATCTACTATGGGACCTTCTATGAAGATTGATTTTGTTTAG
- the rplK gene encoding 50S ribosomal protein L11 yields the protein MSKKKKEIAWVKLQVPAAQAVPGAKIGQALGPHGVSGPQFVKEFNERTAKMEPGIVVPVIITVYSDKSFSFIVKTPPASVLIKKAIGIETGSKKSNTDKVGTISKEKVAEIAKVKMPDLNAKTELAAFKIIAGSARSMGVEVEK from the coding sequence GTGTCTAAGAAGAAAAAAGAAATTGCTTGGGTTAAATTGCAAGTTCCAGCTGCGCAGGCAGTTCCGGGAGCTAAAATAGGTCAGGCTCTTGGGCCTCATGGGGTAAGTGGTCCTCAGTTTGTTAAGGAATTTAATGAAAGAACAGCTAAAATGGAGCCAGGGATTGTTGTTCCTGTTATTATTACTGTTTATAGTGATAAGAGTTTTTCATTTATTGTTAAAACTCCTCCTGCTTCTGTTTTGATTAAGAAGGCTATTGGAATTGAGACAGGCTCTAAGAAGTCTAATACGGACAAAGTTGGGACTATATCAAAAGAAAAGGTAGCAGAAATTGCAAAAGTTAAAATGCCTGATTTAAATGCAAAAACAGAGTTGGCAGCATTTAAAATTATTGCGGGAAGTGCTCGTTCAATGGGTGTTGAGGTGGAAAAATAA
- the nusG gene encoding transcription termination/antitermination protein NusG: MSRAWYVLQTFSQYEKKIEQEIKLLINEGVLGSEVLDVRAPIERVEEIRNGKKRVRERKIWPGYILVELDLPEVGWKDTVANLIKIPGVVSFVGTGKEQKPLPISDEEVKSVFMLTGEIKADKSIFILYDFEEGERVRIKGGPFDSFEGAIGSIDYEKKKLKVAVQIFGRSTPVEVDFQHIEKI, translated from the coding sequence ATGTCTAGGGCTTGGTATGTATTGCAGACTTTTTCCCAGTATGAGAAAAAGATAGAACAAGAGATAAAACTTTTAATAAATGAGGGCGTTTTAGGTAGTGAAGTTTTGGATGTTAGAGCTCCTATTGAAAGAGTAGAGGAAATTAGAAATGGGAAAAAGAGAGTAAGAGAGAGAAAGATTTGGCCGGGATATATTTTAGTTGAATTAGATCTTCCTGAGGTGGGGTGGAAAGATACTGTGGCTAATCTTATTAAAATACCGGGTGTTGTAAGTTTTGTGGGTACTGGTAAGGAACAGAAACCTCTTCCTATTAGTGATGAGGAAGTTAAGAGTGTATTTATGCTTACTGGAGAGATTAAGGCAGATAAGTCTATTTTTATACTTTATGATTTTGAAGAGGGTGAGAGAGTTAGAATTAAGGGAGGACCTTTTGATTCTTTTGAAGGTGCTATTGGGTCTATCGATTATGAGAAAAAGAAATTAAAGGTGGCAGTTCAAATTTTTGGAAGATCAACCCCTGTTGAGGTTGATTTTCAACACATAGAGAAAATTTAA
- the secE gene encoding preprotein translocase subunit SecE, with product MFKFIKESVLELKKITWPKYSEVIGNGKQVFWLVFFISIFLGVVDYVMYLAIAYVF from the coding sequence GTGTTTAAATTTATTAAGGAAAGTGTGTTAGAGCTTAAAAAAATAACATGGCCTAAGTATAGTGAAGTAATAGGTAATGGAAAACAAGTTTTTTGGTTAGTTTTTTTTATTTCAATTTTTTTGGGTGTAGTAGATTATGTTATGTATCTTGCTATAGCTTATGTTTTTTAA
- the rpmG gene encoding 50S ribosomal protein L33, translating to MSKKKGKGAVELIALVCEETGIRNYTTTKNRRNRQEKLELMKYCPILRKHTLHKEGKIK from the coding sequence ATGAGTAAGAAGAAAGGTAAGGGTGCTGTTGAACTTATAGCTTTGGTGTGTGAAGAAACAGGTATTAGAAATTATACAACTACTAAAAATAGGCGTAATAGACAAGAAAAATTAGAGTTAATGAAATATTGTCCGATTCTTAGAAAGCATACTCTTCATAAAGAAGGGAAAATAAAATAA